One segment of Deltaproteobacteria bacterium DNA contains the following:
- a CDS encoding MFS transporter: MLLTVPLSLYVLQLTGSARQFAQTWIISAIPHVLIGPVVGVWVDRLPQKPLLMSCDFLRAGYLVLASYLAWTHQCSLLFLQCSLFGFAVVAVFFRSGCAPLLPRMLDEEELIAGNALRRFVIRANEVAAPVLATLCYQWWGMPTIFALTAVTFGCAGVMKLGLLLPPRAVPSSPRSFWKELPIGFQTVICDRRLRSLVLNGTLTQCFITPFFMLGTLHILIQVMQVPEVYVGTLRSCAVIGSLLPIVLISWMQARFPLTWNVTLGLGGVLGATALLFLLIVPDIGIWLSRHPAGAAAFFSGARLTFEMMVGIYGVFVATFYQLHVPEHDLGKYTAVTRMAYRLGQIGGLSLYGYLFDARPLTDAFVCLFFGICVKILIHLPFVLASRKRSESWGDRAAECAVETA; the protein is encoded by the coding sequence GTGCTCCTTACGGTTCCGTTGTCGCTGTATGTGCTACAGCTCACGGGCTCGGCACGACAATTCGCCCAAACCTGGATCATCAGCGCCATCCCGCATGTGCTGATTGGCCCAGTCGTAGGCGTCTGGGTGGACCGGCTCCCGCAGAAACCGCTGCTCATGAGCTGCGATTTTCTGCGGGCCGGTTATTTGGTGTTGGCGAGTTATCTGGCCTGGACACACCAGTGTTCCTTGCTGTTTCTCCAGTGCTCCCTGTTTGGTTTCGCGGTGGTTGCGGTGTTTTTTCGCAGTGGCTGTGCGCCGCTGTTGCCGCGCATGTTGGACGAGGAGGAACTGATTGCCGGCAATGCGCTGCGCCGATTTGTGATCCGGGCCAACGAAGTGGCTGCGCCAGTCCTTGCCACGCTGTGCTATCAATGGTGGGGGATGCCGACGATCTTCGCGCTGACCGCCGTGACATTTGGTTGTGCCGGCGTCATGAAGCTCGGACTGTTGTTGCCGCCTCGCGCCGTACCATCCTCCCCACGTTCGTTTTGGAAGGAACTGCCGATCGGGTTTCAGACGGTGATCTGCGATCGACGCTTACGCTCCTTGGTGCTGAATGGAACGTTGACGCAATGTTTTATCACGCCGTTTTTTATGCTCGGCACGCTCCATATTTTGATTCAGGTCATGCAGGTGCCCGAGGTTTATGTGGGCACGCTCCGCAGTTGTGCCGTGATCGGTTCGCTGTTGCCGATTGTACTGATCTCCTGGATGCAAGCGCGCTTTCCGCTGACGTGGAATGTGACGTTAGGATTGGGCGGGGTGCTGGGCGCCACGGCGTTGCTTTTTCTGTTGATCGTGCCGGACATCGGCATCTGGCTCAGTCGGCATCCGGCCGGGGCTGCCGCATTTTTTTCCGGCGCCCGTCTGACCTTCGAAATGATGGTGGGGATTTACGGGGTATTTGTCGCCACGTTTTACCAGCTCCACGTCCCGGAACACGATTTGGGAAAATATACGGCAGTGACTCGCATGGCGTATCGTCTGGGGCAAATTGGTGGGTTGTCGCTTTATGGCTATCTCTTCGATGCCCGGCCGCTGACGGACGCGTTTGTCTGTTTATTTTTCGGGATCTGCGT